The sequence AAGAAGATCCAGGTCATCAAGGAGGTGCGCGCGCTCACCAGCCTCGGCCTCGGTGAGGCGAAGGCCCTCGTCGACGGCGCCCCCAAGCCCGTCCTGGAGGGTGCCAACAAGGAGGCCGCCGACAAGGCGAAGGCCCAGCTCGAGGCCGCGGGCGCGACGGTCACCGTCAAGTAGCTCGTACCACGCACAGCGCTCAGGGCGCCGATCCCCTCAGGGGGGTCGGCGCCCTGCGTCGTTCCCGGGGACCGGTGTCCGCCCGCCCCCCCTCGGGGAGGCCGCTCGACATATGCATAGCCGAGCTATATGCTGGGATCCATGACCTCGACCGATCCCGACCTGCGCGCCCTCCTCGGCGACCTCGTCACGGCCGGCCACCGGCTCACCCGCCTGGCGGCGCACGAGGTCGGCGGCACCAGCTCGCCGGCGGTCTGGCGCACGCTCTCCGTGCTCGTCAGCTGGCCCGGCGGCATGCGCCTCGGCGTGCTCGCCGAGCGCAGCCGCGTCGCGCAGCCCACCACGACCAAGATCGTGCGCTCGCTCGTCGCACAGGGCTGGATCGCGCAGGTGACGGACCCGTCCGACGCGCGCGCGACGGTCCTGGAGATCACGCCGGCGGGGGAGGCCGCGCTCGACGACTGGCGCGACCGCCTCGCCACCGCCCTCGTGCCGCGCTTCGCCGACCTCCCGGCCGACGACGTGGCCGTGATCGCGCGGGCCGTCGAGCTCGTGCTGGCGCGCGTCGACCGCGCGCCGACCGACGGCTGACCGCCGCCCGCACGCCCGTCGGCGCCCCAGCGCGCCGTCCCGGTCCATCCGCATCCATCCGCATCGATCCCAGGAGGCGACACCGCACCCGTGTCCACCCAGCAGCACGCGTCGTTCCGCGACATCTTCCGCCAGCCCCGCTCCGTCTTCGCCGTCGCCTTCGCGTGCGTCATCGCGTTCATGGGCATCGGCCTGGTCGACCCGATCCTCCCCGCCATCGCGGAGAGCCTCGACGCCACCGCCACCCAGGCCGAGCTCCTCTTCACCAGCTACCTGCTCGTCACCGGGCTCGCGATGCTCGTCACCAGCTGGATCTCCAGCCGCATCGGCGCCAAGCGCACGCTGCTCATCGGCCTCGCCGTGATCGTCGTCTTCGCCGCGGCCGCGGGCCTCTCGCAGGACGTCGAGTCCGTCATCGGCTTCCGCGCCGGATGGGGTCTCGGCAACGCCCTCTTCATCTCGACGGCGCTCGCCACCATCGTC is a genomic window of Clavibacter capsici containing:
- a CDS encoding MarR family winged helix-turn-helix transcriptional regulator gives rise to the protein MTSTDPDLRALLGDLVTAGHRLTRLAAHEVGGTSSPAVWRTLSVLVSWPGGMRLGVLAERSRVAQPTTTKIVRSLVAQGWIAQVTDPSDARATVLEITPAGEAALDDWRDRLATALVPRFADLPADDVAVIARAVELVLARVDRAPTDG